A single region of the Kineosporiaceae bacterium SCSIO 59966 genome encodes:
- a CDS encoding replicative DNA helicase, translated as MMLSKDAIADVIEVLRGTDFYRPAHELVYEAILDLYGRGEPADAVTVADELTKRGELARIGGAAYLHTLISSVPTAANAGYYARIVHERAVLRRLVEAGTRIVQLGYSASGDVDDIVNSAQAEVYQVTDRRSSEDYLPISEIIEGTIDEIEASSHRGDGMIGVPTGFADLDRLTNGLHPGQMIVIAARPAIGKCLAAGSLITDAYTGRRMTIAEFVARGQVGERLGVHTLDERWRLRIVSPSDVVDNGLRQVLRLRLASGREVTATPHHPLRTLEGWVPLADLRPGDRIAVPRRLPSWSRRRPSPYGDAVVALTGFVLGSGRLVAADVVGVDVRDDAVAADVRAWAAESGLDVRASGRTLLLGPGTSGRNDLAVALHAVGLAGLTGTGMRVPDGFFALPDRQVRLLLRRLFAAAGELSAGAGRVEVRLAARTERLARDVAHLLLRFGVLAEVRRDDTAGWQVLVRDPEQVATFCRDVGVLGQENRCAEVLAACAQAARVETLPAEVTRLLVKAGAATDDVTPPAAAGDGASGHSRGAGLGRADLAQAAEDLAAEGLAAGDLAAGGLDAGELRALATSDVWWDEVVAVEPAGVQRVYDLTVEGTHNFVADDVVVHNSTIGLDIARSAAIRHQLATVIFSLEMSRNEITMRLLSAEARIPLQNMRKGTMREEDWTKLARTMGQVSEAPLFIDDSPNMTLMEIRAKCRRLKQRHDLKLVIVDYLQLMTSGKRVESRQQEVSEFSRALKLLAKELEVPVIAISQLNRGPEQRTDKRPAMSDLRESGCLTADTRILRADTGAETTMGELYAAGTTDVPVWALDDSLRYVRRHLTHVFPTGRKPVFRLRLASGKQVRATANHPFLTYDGWTALGDLRVGDRLGVPRHVPAPELVAVWDDAEVVLLAHLLGDGSFVRRQPIRYASVDEANLTAVTDAARHFGVTAVRDEHAAARCTTLRLPAPYHLTHGRRNPIAAWLDTLGLFGLRSHEKFVPEGVFHLPKRQIALFLRHLWATDGSVTVQKDGAGGRISYASTSRRLVEDLSRLLLRFGISARLRTATAKGDDRRGYTLDISGVDDQRRFLQEIGVHGERAKAVARLLPVVTARSGNPNVDTVPVQVWDRVRDVLAEEGMTHRELASAMGTQFCGNAMWKPAPSRERLARVADVLGDAELEVMAVNDLLWDRVVAIEPDGEEEVFDATVLGTHNFVANGIAVHNSIEQDADMVILLHREDAYERESPRAGEADIIVAKHRNGPTDTIVVAFQGHYSRFVDMAHGV; from the coding sequence ATGATGCTCAGCAAGGACGCCATCGCCGACGTCATCGAGGTGCTGCGCGGCACCGACTTCTACCGCCCCGCCCACGAGCTCGTCTACGAGGCGATCCTCGACCTGTACGGCCGCGGGGAGCCGGCCGACGCGGTCACGGTGGCCGACGAGCTGACCAAGCGCGGCGAGCTCGCCCGGATCGGCGGCGCGGCGTACCTGCACACCCTGATCTCCTCGGTGCCGACGGCCGCGAACGCCGGCTACTACGCCCGGATCGTGCACGAGCGGGCGGTCCTGCGGCGGCTCGTCGAGGCGGGTACCCGGATCGTCCAGCTCGGCTACTCCGCCTCCGGGGACGTCGACGACATCGTCAACAGCGCCCAGGCCGAGGTGTACCAGGTCACCGACCGGCGCAGCAGCGAGGACTACCTGCCGATCTCCGAGATCATCGAGGGCACGATCGACGAGATCGAGGCCTCGAGCCACCGCGGCGACGGCATGATCGGCGTCCCGACCGGGTTCGCCGACCTCGACCGGCTCACCAACGGCCTGCACCCGGGCCAGATGATCGTCATCGCCGCCCGACCCGCGATCGGCAAGTGCCTCGCCGCCGGGTCCTTGATCACCGACGCGTACACCGGGCGCCGGATGACGATCGCCGAGTTCGTCGCCCGCGGTCAGGTCGGTGAGCGCCTGGGCGTGCACACCCTCGACGAGCGGTGGCGACTGCGGATCGTGTCGCCCAGCGACGTCGTCGACAACGGGCTGCGGCAGGTGCTGCGGCTGCGGCTCGCCTCCGGCCGCGAGGTGACGGCGACGCCGCACCACCCGCTGCGGACTCTCGAGGGCTGGGTGCCGTTGGCGGACCTGCGCCCCGGGGACCGGATCGCGGTCCCCCGGCGGCTGCCGTCGTGGTCGCGCCGCCGCCCCTCCCCGTACGGGGACGCCGTCGTGGCCCTGACCGGGTTCGTGCTCGGGTCCGGCCGGCTGGTCGCCGCGGACGTCGTCGGTGTCGACGTCCGGGACGACGCGGTGGCGGCGGACGTGCGCGCCTGGGCCGCCGAGTCGGGCCTCGACGTGCGGGCCAGCGGAAGGACCCTGCTGCTGGGCCCCGGCACCAGCGGACGCAACGACCTCGCGGTCGCGCTGCACGCCGTCGGTCTCGCCGGTCTGACCGGCACGGGGATGCGGGTGCCGGACGGCTTCTTCGCCTTGCCGGACCGCCAGGTGCGCCTGCTGCTGCGCCGGCTGTTCGCGGCCGCCGGAGAGCTGAGCGCCGGTGCCGGCCGGGTCGAGGTGCGCCTCGCGGCGCGCACCGAACGGCTGGCCCGGGACGTCGCCCACCTGCTGCTGCGGTTCGGCGTCCTGGCCGAGGTTCGCCGCGACGACACCGCCGGCTGGCAGGTGCTGGTCCGCGACCCGGAGCAGGTGGCCACCTTCTGCCGAGACGTCGGCGTGCTCGGCCAGGAGAACCGCTGCGCCGAGGTGCTCGCCGCCTGCGCCCAAGCGGCACGGGTGGAGACCCTGCCGGCCGAGGTCACCCGGCTGCTGGTCAAGGCCGGGGCCGCGACGGACGACGTGACCCCCCCAGCCGCCGCCGGTGACGGGGCCAGCGGTCACTCCCGGGGCGCGGGTCTCGGGCGGGCCGACCTGGCCCAGGCAGCCGAGGACCTGGCCGCCGAGGGCCTGGCCGCCGGGGACCTGGCCGCCGGGGGCCTGGACGCCGGGGAGCTGCGGGCGCTCGCGACGTCCGACGTGTGGTGGGACGAGGTGGTCGCGGTGGAGCCGGCCGGTGTCCAGCGGGTCTACGACCTCACCGTGGAGGGCACGCACAACTTCGTCGCCGACGACGTCGTCGTCCACAACTCGACGATCGGCCTGGACATCGCCCGGTCGGCCGCGATCCGCCACCAGCTCGCCACCGTGATCTTCTCCCTGGAGATGAGCCGCAACGAGATCACGATGCGGCTGCTGTCCGCCGAGGCGCGGATCCCGCTGCAGAACATGCGCAAGGGCACGATGCGCGAGGAGGACTGGACCAAGCTCGCCCGCACGATGGGCCAGGTCTCCGAGGCGCCGTTGTTCATCGACGACAGCCCGAACATGACGCTCATGGAGATCCGGGCCAAGTGCCGCCGGCTCAAGCAGCGCCACGACCTCAAGCTCGTCATCGTCGACTACCTGCAGCTGATGACCTCGGGCAAGCGGGTCGAGTCCCGCCAGCAGGAGGTCTCGGAGTTCTCCCGCGCGCTGAAGCTGCTCGCCAAGGAGCTCGAGGTGCCGGTCATCGCCATCTCGCAGCTCAACCGCGGCCCGGAGCAGCGCACCGACAAGCGGCCCGCGATGTCGGACCTGCGCGAGTCGGGGTGTCTCACCGCCGACACGCGGATCCTGCGGGCGGACACCGGTGCGGAGACGACGATGGGTGAGCTGTACGCCGCCGGCACCACCGACGTGCCGGTGTGGGCGCTGGACGACTCGCTGCGGTACGTGCGCCGTCACCTCACCCATGTCTTCCCGACCGGCCGCAAGCCTGTCTTCCGGCTGCGGCTCGCCTCGGGCAAGCAGGTGCGGGCGACCGCGAACCACCCGTTCCTCACCTACGACGGGTGGACGGCGCTCGGCGACCTGCGGGTCGGCGACCGGCTGGGTGTGCCTCGGCACGTGCCGGCACCCGAGCTCGTCGCCGTCTGGGACGACGCCGAGGTGGTGCTGCTGGCGCACCTGCTGGGTGACGGCTCGTTCGTCCGGCGGCAGCCCATCCGCTACGCCAGTGTGGACGAGGCGAACCTCACGGCGGTGACGGACGCGGCGCGGCACTTCGGCGTCACCGCGGTCCGTGACGAGCACGCGGCGGCTCGGTGCACCACGCTGCGGCTGCCCGCGCCCTACCACCTCACCCACGGGCGCCGGAATCCCATCGCGGCGTGGCTCGACACCCTCGGCCTGTTCGGCCTGCGCAGCCACGAGAAGTTCGTGCCGGAGGGCGTGTTCCACCTGCCGAAGCGCCAGATCGCGCTGTTCCTGCGGCACCTCTGGGCGACTGACGGGTCGGTGACCGTCCAGAAGGACGGGGCGGGTGGGCGCATCTCCTACGCCTCGACCAGCCGTCGCCTGGTCGAGGACCTGTCCCGCCTGCTGCTGCGCTTCGGCATCTCCGCCCGGCTGCGTACCGCGACCGCGAAGGGTGACGACCGGCGCGGGTACACCCTCGACATCTCCGGCGTCGACGACCAGCGGCGCTTCCTGCAGGAGATCGGCGTGCACGGCGAGCGGGCCAAGGCGGTGGCGCGACTGCTGCCCGTCGTCACGGCACGATCCGGCAACCCGAACGTCGACACCGTCCCGGTTCAGGTCTGGGACCGGGTGCGCGACGTCCTCGCCGAGGAGGGCATGACCCACCGCGAGCTCGCCTCCGCGATGGGCACGCAGTTCTGCGGGAACGCGATGTGGAAGCCCGCCCCGTCACGCGAGCGCCTGGCGCGTGTTGCCGACGTCCTCGGTGACGCCGAGCTCGAGGTGATGGCGGTCAACGACCTGCTGTGGGACCGCGTCGTGGCGATCGAGCCGGACGGCGAGGAGGAGGTCTTCGACGCCACCGTGCTCGGCACGCACAACTTCGTGGCCAACGGCATCGCCGTCCACAACTCGATCGAGCAGGACGCCGACATGGTGATCCTGCTGCACCGGGAGGACGCCTACGAGCGGGAGTCACCGCGGGCCGGCGAGGCGGACATCATCGTCGCCAAGCACCGCAACGGCCCCACGGACACGATCGTCGTGGCGTTCCAGGGCCACTACTCCCGCTTCGTCGACATGGCGCACGGCGTGTGA
- a CDS encoding CoA-acylating methylmalonate-semialdehyde dehydrogenase, producing the protein MTTRRITHWIGGKPWTGDAARTGPVFDPATGQVTGHVDLADAGTVDEAVAAAHEAWQEWRHASLTRRTQVLFAVRQILNERKAELAEVITSEHGKVVSDALGEVTRGLEVVEFACGIPHLLKGGFSENVSTGIDSYSIRQPLGVVGVISPFNFPAMVPLWFVPVAIAAGNAVVLKPSEKDPSAAVLMAQMWADAGLPDGVLNVVHGDKPAVDRLLEHPDVRAVSFVGSTPVARYVYETGTRNGKRVQALGGAKNHMVVLPDADLDLAADAAVNAGFGSAGERCMAISVLVAVEPVADELVARIAERMATLRTGDGRRGCDMGPLVTAAHRDKVASYLDAGVQAGAELVVDGRDVHPDGEESGFWLGPTLFDRVTPQMPVYTDEIFGPVLSVVRAASYDEALALVNANPYGNGTAIFTNDGGAARRFQHEVEVGMVGVNVPIPVPMAYYSFGGWKNSLFGDSHAHGTEGVHFFTRGKVVTSRWLEPSHGGLNLGFPTQQ; encoded by the coding sequence ATGACCACGAGACGGATCACCCACTGGATCGGCGGCAAGCCCTGGACCGGCGACGCGGCGCGCACGGGGCCGGTGTTCGACCCGGCGACCGGCCAGGTCACCGGTCACGTCGACCTCGCCGACGCCGGCACCGTCGACGAGGCGGTCGCCGCCGCCCACGAGGCGTGGCAGGAGTGGCGGCACGCCTCGCTGACCCGGCGCACCCAGGTGCTGTTCGCCGTCCGGCAGATCCTGAACGAGCGCAAGGCCGAGCTGGCCGAGGTGATCACCTCTGAGCACGGCAAGGTCGTCTCCGACGCGCTCGGCGAGGTGACCCGCGGCCTCGAGGTCGTCGAGTTCGCCTGCGGGATCCCGCACCTGCTCAAGGGCGGGTTCTCCGAGAACGTCTCGACCGGGATCGACAGCTACTCGATCCGTCAGCCGCTCGGCGTCGTCGGCGTGATCTCCCCGTTCAACTTCCCGGCGATGGTCCCGCTGTGGTTCGTCCCGGTCGCCATCGCCGCCGGCAACGCGGTGGTGCTCAAGCCGAGCGAGAAGGACCCCTCCGCCGCGGTGCTGATGGCGCAGATGTGGGCGGACGCGGGCCTGCCCGACGGCGTCCTCAACGTCGTCCACGGCGACAAGCCGGCGGTCGACCGCCTGCTCGAGCACCCCGACGTCCGGGCGGTCAGCTTCGTCGGGTCCACCCCGGTCGCCCGCTACGTCTACGAGACCGGCACCCGGAACGGCAAGCGGGTGCAGGCCCTCGGCGGCGCCAAGAACCACATGGTCGTGCTGCCGGACGCCGACCTCGACCTGGCCGCGGACGCCGCCGTCAACGCCGGGTTCGGGTCGGCCGGCGAGCGCTGCATGGCGATCTCGGTGCTCGTCGCCGTCGAGCCGGTCGCCGACGAGCTCGTCGCCCGGATCGCCGAACGGATGGCCACCCTGCGCACCGGCGACGGGCGGCGCGGGTGCGACATGGGGCCGCTCGTCACCGCCGCCCACCGGGACAAGGTGGCCTCCTACCTCGACGCCGGCGTCCAGGCGGGCGCCGAGCTCGTCGTCGACGGCCGGGACGTCCACCCGGACGGCGAGGAGAGCGGCTTCTGGCTGGGCCCGACCCTCTTCGACCGGGTCACCCCGCAGATGCCGGTCTACACCGACGAGATCTTCGGTCCGGTGCTGTCCGTGGTCCGGGCCGCGTCCTACGACGAGGCGCTCGCGCTCGTCAACGCCAACCCCTACGGCAACGGCACCGCCATCTTCACCAACGACGGCGGCGCCGCCCGCCGCTTCCAGCACGAGGTCGAGGTGGGCATGGTCGGGGTCAACGTGCCCATCCCGGTGCCGATGGCGTACTACTCCTTCGGCGGGTGGAAGAACAGCCTCTTCGGCGACTCGCACGCGCACGGCACCGAGGGCGTGCACTTCTTCACCCGCGGCAAGGTCGTCACCTCCCGGTGGCTCGAACCCTCCCACGGCGGGCTCAACCTCGGCTTCCCGACCCAGCAGTGA
- a CDS encoding aspartate aminotransferase family protein — protein MTLPDLTPQQVYDLDRKHVFHSWSAQERITPMVITRTEGSYVWDGEGRRLLDLSSQLVNTNIGHQHPAVVAAIQEQAGLLCTIAPQHANAARSEAARLVAEVTPGDLDRVFFTNGGADAVEHAVRMARLHTGRPKVLSRYRSYHGGTHLAVNLTGDPRRWPSDSGTAGVVHFHGPFLYRSVFHATTEQEESERALAHLEQVIEMEGPATIAAVILETIPGTAGIMPPPPGYLAGVRELCDRYGIVLIADEVMAGFGRTGAWFAVDHWDVVPDLLTFAKGVNSGYVPLGGVAISPAIAATFADRPYPGGLTYSGHPLATAAAVATITAMREEKIVENAARIGEEVLGPGLARLADRHPSVGEVRGLGVFWAVELVEDRQTRTPLAPYGGTSQAMTDLVAACTANGVLPFTNYNRLHVVPPCTITAAEAEEGLAALDVALEAADAHVR, from the coding sequence ATGACGCTCCCCGACCTGACCCCGCAGCAGGTCTACGACCTCGACCGCAAGCACGTCTTCCACTCCTGGTCCGCGCAGGAGCGGATCACCCCGATGGTCATCACCCGGACCGAGGGCAGCTATGTCTGGGACGGCGAGGGCCGCCGGCTGCTCGACCTGTCCTCCCAGCTGGTCAACACGAACATCGGGCACCAGCACCCGGCGGTCGTCGCCGCCATCCAGGAGCAGGCTGGGCTGCTGTGCACGATCGCCCCGCAGCACGCCAACGCCGCCCGCTCGGAGGCCGCCCGGCTCGTCGCCGAGGTGACCCCCGGCGACCTGGACCGGGTGTTCTTCACCAACGGCGGCGCGGACGCCGTCGAGCACGCCGTCCGGATGGCCCGGCTGCACACTGGCCGGCCCAAGGTGCTGTCCCGCTACCGCAGCTACCACGGCGGCACCCACCTGGCGGTGAACCTCACCGGCGACCCGCGCCGCTGGCCGTCCGACTCCGGCACGGCCGGCGTCGTCCACTTCCACGGACCGTTCCTCTACCGGTCGGTGTTCCACGCCACCACCGAGCAGGAGGAGAGCGAGCGCGCCCTGGCCCACCTCGAGCAGGTGATCGAGATGGAGGGCCCGGCGACCATCGCCGCGGTCATCCTGGAGACCATCCCCGGTACGGCCGGGATCATGCCGCCCCCGCCGGGGTACCTGGCCGGCGTGCGTGAGCTGTGCGACCGCTACGGGATCGTCCTCATCGCCGATGAGGTGATGGCCGGCTTCGGCCGCACCGGCGCCTGGTTCGCGGTCGACCACTGGGACGTCGTCCCGGACCTGCTGACCTTCGCCAAGGGCGTGAACTCCGGGTACGTGCCGCTCGGCGGGGTGGCGATCAGCCCGGCGATCGCGGCGACGTTCGCCGACCGCCCCTACCCCGGCGGGCTGACCTACTCGGGCCACCCGCTGGCCACGGCCGCCGCCGTCGCGACGATCACGGCCATGCGCGAGGAGAAGATCGTCGAGAACGCCGCGCGGATCGGTGAGGAGGTGCTCGGCCCGGGCCTGGCCCGGCTCGCCGACCGGCACCCCTCGGTCGGTGAGGTCCGCGGGCTCGGGGTGTTCTGGGCCGTCGAGCTCGTCGAGGACCGGCAGACCCGGACGCCGCTGGCTCCCTACGGCGGCACCAGCCAGGCGATGACCGACCTCGTCGCGGCCTGCACGGCGAACGGCGTCCTGCCGTTCACGAACTACAACCGGCTGCACGTCGTCCCCCCGTGCACGATCACCGCCGCCGAGGCGGAGGAGGGCCTGGCGGCCCTGGACGTCGCGCTCGAGGCCGCCGACGCCCACGTCCGCTGA
- a CDS encoding amidase has product MTQHADPQTTAASRDRDPATLTARELVARYRDGTLSPVDVHDAVQAVIDRREPVLNAFWVRDATASRAQAEASARRWRSGEPLGPLDGVPVTLKENLARRGVPMPAGTAAVDPVVPDDDAPVTARLLEAGAVVLGSTVMPDWGMLSSGVSSRHGVTRSPWDPAWTTGGSSSGAGAAAAGGYGPVHVGTDIGGSIRLPGTWLGLATLKPTGGRVPLAAPYLGRVAGPMARTVGDLGVLLSVIARPDARDWTSLPPAGDADRVVRPRPPRGLRVAVHLDAGCGAPVDPQVRAVVERAAAVFADGGARVEEIPPFATQDLLDDLDLFWRVRSWNDVRSLPPQRRAAAHPFVAQWALGGADLTGVRVLQAYQSIGELAARTTAATSGFDLVLSPVAPVAAFPAEQPMPFTEPGREMAHIAFTAPYNMSGQPAATVNAGFTGDGRPVGVQLAGRRFADADVLDAAAWFEEQRPDDAVPRWPDA; this is encoded by the coding sequence ATGACGCAGCACGCGGACCCGCAGACCACGGCCGCGAGCCGGGACCGGGACCCGGCGACGCTCACTGCGCGGGAGCTGGTGGCCCGCTACCGGGACGGGACGCTGAGCCCGGTCGACGTCCACGACGCCGTACAGGCGGTGATCGACCGGCGGGAGCCGGTGCTCAACGCGTTCTGGGTGCGGGACGCCACCGCGTCCCGGGCCCAGGCCGAGGCGAGCGCCCGCCGCTGGCGGTCCGGTGAGCCCCTCGGCCCGCTGGACGGCGTCCCGGTGACGCTCAAGGAGAACCTCGCCCGCCGCGGCGTCCCGATGCCCGCCGGCACGGCCGCCGTCGACCCCGTGGTTCCCGACGACGACGCGCCGGTGACCGCCCGGCTGCTGGAGGCAGGGGCGGTCGTCCTCGGCTCCACCGTGATGCCGGACTGGGGGATGCTCTCCTCGGGCGTGTCGAGCAGGCACGGCGTCACCCGCAGCCCGTGGGACCCGGCCTGGACGACGGGCGGGTCCAGCTCGGGGGCCGGGGCAGCCGCGGCCGGCGGGTACGGACCGGTGCACGTCGGCACGGACATCGGCGGGTCGATCCGGCTGCCGGGCACCTGGCTCGGCCTGGCCACCCTCAAACCGACCGGTGGCCGCGTCCCGCTCGCCGCGCCGTACCTGGGCCGGGTGGCCGGGCCGATGGCCCGCACCGTCGGCGACCTCGGCGTGCTGCTGTCGGTGATCGCCCGGCCCGACGCCCGGGACTGGACGAGCCTGCCACCCGCCGGGGACGCCGACCGGGTGGTGCGGCCCCGCCCGCCGCGGGGGCTGCGCGTCGCTGTGCACCTGGACGCGGGGTGCGGCGCACCGGTCGACCCGCAGGTGCGAGCAGTGGTGGAGCGGGCGGCGGCAGTCTTCGCCGACGGCGGCGCCCGGGTCGAGGAGATCCCCCCGTTCGCCACCCAGGACCTGCTCGACGACCTCGACCTGTTCTGGCGGGTGCGCTCGTGGAACGACGTGCGGTCGCTGCCACCGCAGCGGCGGGCTGCGGCGCACCCGTTCGTGGCGCAGTGGGCGCTCGGCGGCGCGGACCTGACCGGCGTCCGGGTGCTGCAGGCCTACCAGTCGATCGGTGAGCTGGCGGCCCGGACCACCGCCGCGACGTCCGGGTTCGACCTCGTGCTGTCCCCGGTGGCGCCGGTGGCCGCGTTCCCGGCGGAGCAGCCGATGCCGTTCACCGAGCCGGGCCGGGAGATGGCGCACATCGCCTTCACCGCGCCGTACAACATGAGCGGCCAGCCGGCGGCCACCGTCAACGCCGGGTTCACCGGCGACGGGCGGCCGGTGGGGGTGCAGCTCGCCGGGCGCCGGTTCGCCGACGCCGACGTGCTCGACGCGGCGGCCTGGTTCGAGGAGCAGCGGCCGGACGACGCGGTGCCCCGCTGGCCGGACGCCTGA
- a CDS encoding ABC transporter substrate-binding protein → MPQPPDAPADGDRDSGGPAPTGTGRRPDVRHHRRRAAVAAAAAATLLLGACSAGSGSEPDGDATTGTTGTTGTTGSGGSDDTLAVGLVAEPANLDFTTTDGAAIPQALLVNVYEGLVKLNQDGDIEPLLATSWEVSEDRRTYTFQLVEDAVFSNGEEFTAEDAVFSIERVQQDWTTSLKAGMDVVESAEAVSPTELRVTLSRPSNDWLYRMTTRIGAMFDTEGVDDLANNPVGTGPYLLGEWARGDSITLVRNDDYWGEAPYFAEVTLRYFDDATALNNALLTETIDVVGTVQAPESLGQFEGDDRFQIIEGMTNGEVVLSMNNAEGPMTDKRVRQAVRHAIDHQALLDTCWGGRGTLIGSMVPPTDPWYEDRTGDYEYDVEEARRLLEESGVAGTPIRLRIPALPYAVSCGTVVESQLEEAGFTIELDQLEFPAAWLQTVFTDHDYDMSIIAHVEPRDLGAVFGNPDYYTGYGDPELVALLEAADSGTEEEQVENMKAAAALISQEAVADFLFLLPNLIVAEQGITGLPENAIGESFDLTGLARS, encoded by the coding sequence ATGCCGCAACCACCGGACGCCCCGGCGGACGGTGACCGCGACAGCGGTGGGCCGGCGCCCACCGGCACAGGACGGAGACCTGACGTGAGGCACCACAGGAGGCGGGCCGCCGTGGCGGCCGCCGCGGCCGCGACCCTGCTGCTCGGCGCGTGCTCGGCCGGGTCCGGCAGCGAGCCGGACGGCGACGCGACCACCGGCACCACCGGCACCACTGGCACGACTGGCTCCGGCGGCAGCGACGACACGCTGGCCGTCGGCCTCGTCGCCGAGCCCGCCAACCTGGACTTCACCACCACCGACGGGGCCGCCATCCCGCAGGCGCTGCTCGTCAACGTCTACGAGGGCCTCGTCAAGCTGAACCAGGACGGCGACATCGAGCCGCTGCTGGCGACGTCCTGGGAGGTCTCCGAGGACCGCCGGACCTACACCTTCCAGCTGGTCGAGGATGCCGTGTTCAGCAACGGCGAGGAGTTCACCGCCGAGGACGCCGTGTTCTCCATCGAACGGGTGCAGCAGGACTGGACGACGTCGCTGAAGGCCGGGATGGACGTCGTGGAGAGCGCCGAGGCGGTCTCCCCGACCGAGCTGCGGGTCACCCTGAGCCGGCCCAGCAACGACTGGCTGTACCGGATGACGACCCGGATCGGCGCCATGTTCGACACTGAGGGCGTCGACGACCTGGCCAACAACCCGGTAGGCACCGGCCCGTACCTGCTGGGGGAGTGGGCCCGCGGCGACTCGATCACCCTCGTCCGCAACGACGACTACTGGGGTGAGGCGCCCTACTTCGCCGAGGTCACCCTGCGGTACTTCGACGACGCCACCGCGCTGAACAACGCGCTGCTCACCGAGACCATCGACGTCGTCGGCACCGTGCAGGCCCCCGAGTCGCTCGGCCAGTTCGAGGGCGACGACCGGTTCCAGATCATCGAGGGGATGACGAACGGCGAGGTCGTCCTGTCGATGAACAACGCCGAGGGGCCGATGACCGACAAGCGGGTCCGCCAGGCGGTGCGCCACGCCATCGACCACCAGGCGCTGCTCGACACCTGCTGGGGCGGGCGCGGCACGCTGATCGGCAGCATGGTCCCCCCGACCGACCCGTGGTACGAGGACCGCACCGGCGACTACGAGTACGACGTCGAGGAGGCGCGCCGCCTGCTCGAGGAGTCCGGCGTCGCGGGCACGCCGATCCGGCTGCGGATCCCGGCCCTGCCCTACGCGGTGTCCTGCGGCACCGTCGTCGAGAGCCAGCTGGAGGAGGCCGGCTTCACCATCGAGCTCGACCAGCTCGAGTTCCCGGCCGCCTGGCTGCAGACCGTGTTCACCGACCACGACTACGACATGTCGATCATCGCCCACGTCGAGCCGCGCGACCTCGGCGCCGTGTTCGGCAACCCCGACTACTACACCGGCTACGGCGACCCCGAGCTCGTCGCGCTGCTCGAGGCGGCCGACAGCGGCACCGAGGAGGAGCAGGTGGAGAACATGAAGGCCGCGGCGGCCCTCATCTCCCAGGAGGCCGTCGCCGACTTCCTGTTCCTCCTGCCGAACCTCATCGTCGCCGAGCAGGGCATCACCGGCCTGCCGGAGAACGCGATCGGCGAGTCCTTCGACCTGACCGGGCTGGCGCGGTCCTGA
- a CDS encoding ABC transporter permease, with amino-acid sequence MTVRVLQRVAVLLASLAVSSVLVFAFMAVLPGDPARVALGVNASEEAVAQLRAEFGLDRPALTRYLDWVGGLVTLDLGTSYVTGAEIGPQITDRLQVTLWLVVTAMVLAVVVAVPVGVLMAVRHRRLSGVVLSALSQVGVAVPAFLAGILLITVFAVGLGWLPANGWTPPNRDPGMFLRQLVLPVLSLALVQGAVLTRYVRSAVLDVLREDYLRTARATGLRPGQALVRHGLRNAAIPVVTVLGLQLATLLIGAVVIERVFVIPGLGSLLLDAVANRDLIVVQDVVMLLVVAVLVTNFVVDLLYLAIDPRLRTVTT; translated from the coding sequence ATGACCGTCCGGGTGCTGCAGCGTGTCGCCGTCCTGCTGGCGAGCCTGGCGGTCAGCTCGGTGCTGGTGTTCGCGTTCATGGCCGTGCTGCCGGGCGACCCCGCCCGGGTCGCGCTCGGTGTCAACGCCTCGGAGGAGGCCGTCGCCCAGCTGCGCGCCGAGTTCGGTCTGGACCGGCCGGCGCTCACCCGTTACCTCGACTGGGTCGGCGGGCTGGTCACCCTGGACCTGGGGACGTCGTACGTCACCGGCGCCGAGATCGGCCCGCAGATCACCGACCGGCTGCAGGTCACGCTGTGGCTCGTCGTCACCGCCATGGTCCTGGCCGTCGTGGTCGCCGTCCCGGTGGGCGTGCTGATGGCGGTCCGGCACCGCCGGCTCTCCGGCGTCGTGCTGTCCGCGCTGTCCCAGGTCGGTGTCGCCGTCCCGGCCTTCCTCGCCGGCATCCTGCTGATCACCGTGTTCGCCGTCGGGCTCGGCTGGCTGCCGGCGAACGGCTGGACGCCGCCGAACCGCGACCCGGGGATGTTCCTGCGCCAGCTCGTCCTGCCGGTGCTGTCCCTGGCGCTCGTCCAGGGCGCCGTCCTCACCCGGTACGTCCGCAGCGCCGTCCTCGACGTGCTGCGCGAGGACTACCTGCGCACCGCCCGGGCAACCGGCCTGCGGCCGGGCCAGGCGCTGGTGCGGCACGGGCTGCGCAACGCCGCGATCCCGGTGGTCACCGTCCTCGGCCTCCAGCTGGCCACGCTGCTCATCGGCGCCGTCGTCATCGAGCGGGTCTTCGTCATCCCCGGTCTGGGCAGCCTGCTGCTGGACGCCGTCGCCAACCGCGACCTCATCGTCGTCCAGGACGTCGTCATGCTGCTCGTCGTCGCCGTGCTCGTGACCAACTTCGTCGTCGACCTGCTCTACCTGGCCATCGACCCGCGGCTGAGGACGGTGACGACGTGA